A window of the Equus przewalskii isolate Varuska chromosome 10, EquPr2, whole genome shotgun sequence genome harbors these coding sequences:
- the MFAP4 gene encoding microfibril-associated glycoprotein 4, which produces MKALLALPLLLLFSTPPCAPQVSGIRGDALEKSCLQQPLDCDDIYSQGYQTDGVYLIYPSGPSVPVPVFCDMTTSGGKWTVFQKRFNGSVSFFRGWNDYKLGFGRADGEYWLGLQNLHLLTLKQKYELLVDLEDFENNTASAKYAEFSISPNAVSAEEDGYTLYVAGFEDGGAGDSLSYHSGQKFSTFDRDQDLFVQNCAALSSGAFWFRSCHFANLNGFYLGGSHLSYANGINWAQWKGFYYSLKRTEMKIRRT; this is translated from the exons ATGAAG gccctcctggccctgccGCTTCTGCTGCTTTTCTCCACACCCCCCTGCGCCCCACAGGTCTCCGGGATCCGGGGAGATG ctcTGGAGAAGTCTTGCCTTCAGCAGCCCCTGGACTGTGACGACATCTACTCCCAGGGCTACCAGACGGATGGCGTGTACCTCATCTACCCTTCAGGCCCCAGCGTGCCCGTGCCCGTCTTCTGTGACATGACCACCTCGGGTGGGAAGTGGACG GTTTTCCAGAAGAGATTTAACGGCTCGGTGAGTTTCTTCCGGGGCTGGAATGACTACAAGCTAGGCTTCGGCAGAGCCGACGGGGAGTACTGGCTGG ggctgcagAACCTGCACCTTCTGACGCTGAAGCAGAAGTACGAGCTACTGGTGGACCTGGAGGACTTTGAGAACAACACAGCCTCTGCCAAGTATGCCGAGTTCTCCATCTCGCCCAACGCGGTCAGCGCCGAGGAGGACGGCTACACCCTCTACGTGGCAGGCTTCGAGGACGGCGGGGCAG GCGACTCCCTGTCCTACCACAGTGGCCAGAAGTTCTCCACTTTCGACCGAGACCAGGACCTCTTTGTGCAGAACTGCGCAGCTCTCTCCTCGGGAGCCTTCTGGTTCCGCAGCTGCCACTTCGCCAACCTCAATGGCTTCTACCTGGGTGGCTCCCACCTCTCCTACGCCAATGGCATCAACTGGGCCCAGTGGAAGGGCTTCTACTACTCCCTCAAGCGCACCGAGATGAAAATCCGGCggacctga